The following proteins are encoded in a genomic region of Arachis ipaensis cultivar K30076 chromosome B02, Araip1.1, whole genome shotgun sequence:
- the LOC107628564 gene encoding protein FANTASTIC FOUR 2-like, with amino-acid sequence MKMSKEDSSEEGGKCTWSFIESLSNNSHCGNKDEDNVYVLPKSKCSSSSMLSAKSLEMCTENLGCESGSKSKGDEMSLFSLENNSNGFVENSNGFMENSNTSVKVDTNCFEPNKRLNNNNKCGNNFPPPLTSITDFGGLHVRPRRENGRLILEAVTTPSQPYFRAERSEGRLRLSLFESVESNCGDDDGVEEEEEVVEEEEEVETLNNEACVDGEELEKCVGCVDDEIGIPTKFRTPTRCKASGRNRDIFSDAYFEFPPFSLCL; translated from the coding sequence ATGAAAATGTCCAAAGAAGATTCCTCTGAAGAAGGTGGGAAATGCACATGGAGTTTCATTGAATCCCTCTCCAACAATTCTCATTGTGGCAACAAAGATGAAGATAATGTTTATGTTCTCCCAAAATCTAAGTGTTCTTCTTCATCAATGCTAAGTGCTAAGAGCTTGGAAATGTGCACTGAAAACTTAGGATGTGAAAGTGGAAGTAAAAGCAAAGGTGATGAAATGTCATTGTTTTCATTGGAAAATAATAGTAACGGTTTCGTGGAAAATAGCAACGGTTTCATGGAAAATAGCAACACTTCGGTGAAAGTTGACACAAATTGTTTTGAGCCTAATAAAAGGTtgaataataacaataaatgtGGCAACAATTTTCCTCCTCCATTGACATCAATAACTGATTTTGGAGGGTTGCACGTCCGCCCTCGGCGCGAAAATGGTAGGCTGattttggaggcagtaacaactCCTTCTCAGCCGTATTTTCGCGCCGAGCGCAGCGAGGGAAGGCTTAGGTTGAGTCTTTTTGAGAGTGTTGAATCAAATTGTGGTGATGATGAtggagttgaagaagaagaagaagttgtagaagaagaagaagaagttgaaaCACTTAACAATGAAGCATGTGTTGATGGAGAAGAGTTGGAAAAGTGTGTTGGATGTGTTGATGATGAAATTGGGATTCCAACAAAGTTTAGGACTCCAACAAGGTGCAAGGCAAGTGGCAGGAATAGAGACATTTTTAGTGATGCCTACTTTGAGTTCCCCCCTTTTTCTTTGTGTCTTTGA